The following are encoded together in the Microterricola viridarii genome:
- a CDS encoding TetR/AcrR family transcriptional regulator — MVRSSGTKRAILDAALELAATRGITGTTMDDVAERAGVAKGSLYYNFSSKDQLFEALLEEGVGALAENLRAARGTLVGWEAIEALVGALLDRIAANAALAKLMASEIFRTDRAWQKTLFALRHEALAVFAEAIEEAGAGAVAPDAAAPASGTSTIMAASVFGAVLMSGLEWLVFEPERSRDEVAAAILASLSGAFAPR, encoded by the coding sequence ATGGTTCGCTCCAGCGGAACGAAACGCGCCATTCTCGACGCGGCCCTCGAGCTGGCGGCGACCAGGGGCATCACCGGCACCACGATGGATGACGTCGCCGAACGCGCCGGCGTGGCCAAGGGCAGCCTGTACTACAACTTCAGCTCGAAGGATCAGCTGTTCGAGGCGCTGCTCGAAGAGGGCGTCGGCGCGCTCGCCGAGAACCTGCGGGCGGCCCGCGGCACACTCGTCGGCTGGGAGGCCATCGAGGCGCTCGTGGGCGCCCTGCTCGACCGGATCGCCGCGAACGCCGCGCTGGCCAAGCTGATGGCGAGCGAGATCTTCCGCACCGATCGGGCTTGGCAGAAGACGCTGTTCGCGCTGCGGCACGAGGCGCTTGCCGTCTTCGCCGAGGCCATCGAGGAGGCCGGCGCCGGCGCGGTGGCCCCGGATGCCGCTGCCCCGGCATCCGGGACCAGCACGATCATGGCCGCCAGTGTGTTCGGCGCCGTGCTGATGTCGGGCCTGGAATGGCTCGTGTTCGAGCCGGAGCGCAGCCGCGACGAGGTCGCCGCGGCGATCCTCGCCTCGCTGAGCGGTGCATTCGCCCCACGCTGA
- a CDS encoding M66 family metalloprotease, with translation MEAESSSTRSASAAPQQTAAQKHDSAKPVPSAGNPQKPATGGTERPVSGLAAPKPRPTGKPDKTPKPQPTATASPAPLPEPSATPAPEPSAKPEPQPSPEPSTKPEPEPSPEPSAAPDPAPLPEPDPKPSATPEPSPKPSATPEPSPTPTPTPPAQPKPPKPAAPALNALGFHDTTATGAERALRNDLTGALAGQVEFAQTHTIDPRGNTVRSMPTLVAERSALLLFSPLTALPAGDTVRVTASVAGVQLGELPMAEPTLIPRADMAAQNGREDVVYTLKAFTVELPWNWMKPGLELRFSAGREDGADATAPARGLLAADQIEFAAPTEIVISSIELGMLTDYPSSNDHYMFNEPEKAAADYFQTIPVAKLHLAVYEPVRLDKVIVASGKIYEAPGASDSTNAGAYDGDMRENVGKAQVSTGINLANFGITSSLMNQSQPSTFNERIIHHACGLYKSVDADPRTECHGLSGGNGMATLFSSAGNELSHELGHSYGLGHYPGWNAAAAGDAKVLNAVHHSESGWGYIAYRDRMRSNLVANRAFSPAGTEANGAYLTQNYAGQYNYHRDAMSGGENSSTLSRYTLHTGYSANVIQKALVKPVPDTAFPSGYRSWNARTGTAVDAKAADPKFTAAKPAEVGVPVFTLLGGYNPQNPAQTVLYPAFRSNYGNVFALPQSDPTSTDAARSCWMSVSYQDGRVEHTTLDARDGIKQFNINVADAAKPTGAELFCRAAGVTTQLGNSISIATDLPPMRPAVTIGGDAGYEALRAVEVAELDTALLGIANTAVPVLSSDMRLAYDSWKDDLSGLSPAARAVLERWSASVAAGQAVDDFVAAHRDALGAGDAAVTAELAALLAANGLSEGGRVALPRGGNVTVDNGLCLTLDGGTLRVSVDALKSACSDAPTQRWVLDARGAIHSEARPDLCVEAGTPVRMTACSPTNAAQVWAQESDGHLKSATSSYLDLNRSTRQPGMWGRTGGSNQIWKGLAQSANPVLLTVSPATLLVLAGLNLDAA, from the coding sequence GTGGAAGCGGAGTCTTCCTCGACGCGTTCCGCAAGTGCGGCGCCGCAGCAAACGGCCGCGCAGAAGCACGACAGTGCGAAGCCGGTTCCGTCGGCCGGCAACCCGCAGAAGCCCGCGACCGGTGGCACTGAGCGACCCGTTTCCGGGTTGGCCGCGCCGAAGCCCCGGCCGACCGGGAAACCGGACAAGACGCCGAAACCCCAGCCGACCGCCACGGCCAGCCCGGCGCCGCTGCCGGAGCCGTCGGCAACGCCGGCTCCAGAACCGTCCGCGAAGCCAGAGCCCCAACCGAGCCCGGAGCCGTCTACGAAGCCGGAGCCCGAACCGAGCCCCGAACCGTCCGCGGCTCCGGACCCCGCGCCGCTGCCGGAACCAGACCCGAAACCGTCCGCGACGCCGGAGCCGAGCCCGAAACCGTCCGCGACGCCGGAGCCGAGCCCGACGCCGACTCCCACGCCGCCCGCCCAGCCGAAGCCGCCCAAGCCGGCCGCCCCCGCACTCAACGCCCTCGGCTTCCATGACACGACCGCCACCGGTGCGGAGCGCGCACTGCGCAACGACCTCACAGGTGCGCTGGCCGGGCAGGTGGAGTTCGCGCAGACCCACACGATCGACCCCCGGGGCAACACCGTCAGGTCGATGCCGACACTGGTCGCCGAGCGTTCAGCCTTGCTGCTGTTCTCGCCGCTCACCGCACTCCCGGCGGGTGACACCGTGCGTGTGACGGCCAGTGTGGCCGGCGTCCAGCTCGGTGAGCTGCCGATGGCCGAGCCCACCCTCATCCCGCGCGCCGACATGGCCGCCCAGAACGGCCGCGAGGATGTCGTCTACACGCTCAAGGCGTTCACCGTCGAGCTGCCCTGGAACTGGATGAAACCCGGCCTCGAGCTCCGCTTCAGCGCGGGCAGGGAGGACGGCGCCGATGCGACCGCACCCGCGCGCGGCCTGCTCGCGGCGGACCAGATCGAGTTCGCCGCGCCGACGGAGATTGTGATCAGCTCCATCGAGCTCGGCATGCTCACCGACTACCCGTCGTCGAACGACCACTACATGTTCAACGAGCCAGAGAAGGCCGCGGCCGACTACTTCCAGACGATCCCCGTCGCGAAGCTGCACCTCGCCGTCTACGAGCCGGTGCGGCTCGACAAGGTGATCGTCGCATCCGGCAAGATCTACGAGGCCCCGGGCGCCAGCGACTCCACCAACGCCGGCGCGTACGACGGTGACATGCGTGAGAACGTTGGCAAGGCGCAGGTGAGCACCGGCATCAACCTGGCGAACTTCGGCATTACGAGTTCGCTGATGAACCAGTCGCAGCCGAGCACCTTCAACGAACGGATCATCCACCACGCCTGCGGCCTGTACAAGAGCGTCGACGCCGACCCGCGCACCGAATGCCACGGCCTGAGCGGCGGCAACGGCATGGCCACCCTGTTCAGCTCGGCCGGCAATGAGCTGAGCCACGAACTCGGGCACTCCTACGGCCTCGGCCACTACCCGGGCTGGAACGCAGCGGCCGCAGGCGACGCGAAGGTCCTGAACGCCGTGCACCACAGCGAGAGCGGCTGGGGCTACATCGCCTACCGCGACAGGATGCGCTCCAACCTTGTGGCGAACCGGGCCTTCTCTCCGGCCGGCACCGAGGCGAACGGCGCCTACCTCACGCAGAACTACGCCGGCCAGTACAACTACCACCGCGACGCCATGTCGGGTGGAGAGAACAGCAGCACGCTGAGCCGGTACACCCTGCACACCGGCTACAGTGCGAACGTCATCCAGAAGGCGCTCGTCAAGCCGGTGCCAGACACGGCGTTCCCCAGCGGCTATCGCAGCTGGAACGCCCGAACCGGCACCGCCGTCGACGCGAAGGCAGCCGACCCGAAGTTCACCGCGGCCAAACCGGCCGAGGTCGGGGTCCCGGTCTTCACGCTGCTGGGCGGCTACAACCCGCAGAATCCCGCGCAGACCGTGCTCTACCCCGCCTTCCGCAGCAACTACGGCAACGTCTTCGCGCTGCCGCAGAGCGATCCGACGTCGACCGATGCCGCGCGGAGCTGCTGGATGAGCGTGAGCTACCAGGACGGCCGCGTCGAGCACACCACACTCGACGCGCGGGACGGCATCAAGCAGTTCAACATCAACGTGGCGGATGCCGCCAAGCCCACCGGCGCCGAGCTCTTCTGCCGCGCAGCCGGGGTCACCACCCAGCTCGGCAACAGCATCAGCATCGCCACCGACCTGCCGCCGATGCGCCCAGCTGTGACCATCGGCGGCGACGCCGGCTACGAGGCGCTGCGCGCCGTGGAGGTCGCCGAGCTCGACACCGCACTGCTCGGCATCGCGAACACGGCCGTGCCCGTTCTCAGCAGCGACATGCGCCTGGCGTACGACAGCTGGAAGGACGACCTGAGCGGTCTGAGCCCCGCCGCCCGCGCCGTGCTGGAGCGCTGGAGTGCCTCCGTCGCTGCGGGGCAGGCCGTCGACGACTTCGTGGCGGCGCACCGTGATGCGCTGGGCGCCGGCGACGCGGCAGTCACCGCCGAACTCGCCGCGCTGCTCGCCGCGAACGGGCTGAGCGAAGGCGGCCGCGTCGCCCTGCCGCGCGGCGGCAACGTGACCGTCGACAACGGGCTGTGCCTCACCCTCGACGGTGGCACGCTGCGGGTGAGCGTCGATGCGCTGAAGAGCGCCTGTTCCGATGCGCCGACACAGCGCTGGGTGCTTGATGCCCGCGGAGCCATCCACAGTGAGGCGCGGCCCGACCTCTGCGTCGAGGCCGGCACCCCGGTGCGGATGACCGCCTGCTCGCCGACGAACGCCGCGCAGGTCTGGGCGCAGGAGTCCGACGGCCACCTGAAGAGCGCGACGTCGTCTTACCTCGACCTCAACCGCTCAACGCGCCAGCCCGGCATGTGGGGCCGCACCGGCGGCAGCAACCAGATCTGGAAGGGGCTCGCGCAGAGCGCCAACCCGGTGCTGCTCACCGTGAGCCCCGCGACCCTGCTGGTGCTCGCCGGCTTAAACCTCGACGCAGCCTGA
- a CDS encoding magnesium and cobalt transport protein CorA, translated as MSQRQHDGSSPRRAGLFRRGSAGQPPAAPGTTRRTTYVVDGRLTSAPPHTSIADALRFSQEAPGRIALCLFPAPTVDDIAELANAWGLHPVLVEDLQVAGQRPKLERYGDVLFLVVRSARYVDEAEEVDFSEFHVLVRPNSVAVLCQDGRWVDGSDDATLPRNAETADHTLLDDAELLGLGPEAVVYRLLDVIVDGYTPVLRGLAIDQEQIERQVFSGDAAVAERIYRLSQEVIDLRHATSSLVDVVAALRKGFDRYGIPDALQTYLQDVADHLTLVDGRVSELRDSLSQILNVNATLVSQRQNEDMKKISGWAAILFAPTLIAAVYGMNFDNMPELHWAFGYPLAVGGMIAFAAALYLTFKRKKWM; from the coding sequence ATGTCTCAGCGACAGCACGACGGATCATCCCCGCGACGGGCCGGGTTGTTCCGCCGCGGCAGCGCCGGCCAGCCCCCCGCCGCACCGGGCACGACGCGGCGCACCACCTACGTCGTGGACGGCCGGTTGACCAGCGCGCCGCCGCACACGTCGATCGCTGACGCGCTGCGGTTCTCCCAGGAGGCGCCCGGGCGCATCGCGCTCTGCCTGTTCCCCGCTCCAACGGTCGACGACATCGCGGAACTGGCCAACGCCTGGGGCCTGCACCCGGTGCTCGTCGAAGACCTGCAGGTCGCCGGCCAGCGGCCCAAACTGGAACGCTACGGCGACGTGCTCTTCCTCGTGGTGCGGTCGGCGCGCTACGTGGATGAGGCCGAAGAGGTCGACTTCTCCGAGTTCCATGTGCTCGTGCGCCCGAACTCGGTGGCGGTGCTCTGCCAGGACGGCCGATGGGTCGACGGCTCGGATGACGCCACGCTGCCGCGCAACGCCGAGACTGCCGATCACACGCTGCTCGACGACGCGGAGCTGCTTGGGCTCGGGCCGGAGGCGGTCGTCTACCGGTTGCTTGACGTGATCGTCGACGGCTACACCCCGGTGCTGCGCGGCCTCGCGATCGACCAGGAGCAGATCGAGCGGCAGGTGTTCAGCGGCGACGCCGCCGTCGCCGAACGCATCTACCGGCTGAGCCAGGAGGTCATCGACCTGCGGCACGCGACATCCTCTCTGGTGGATGTGGTGGCGGCGCTGCGGAAGGGCTTCGACCGCTACGGGATCCCCGACGCGCTGCAGACGTACCTGCAGGATGTGGCCGATCATCTGACGCTGGTCGATGGGCGCGTCTCCGAGCTGCGCGATTCGCTCTCGCAGATCTTGAACGTGAACGCGACGCTGGTCTCCCAGCGGCAGAACGAAGACATGAAGAAGATCTCGGGCTGGGCGGCGATCCTGTTCGCCCCGACCCTGATCGCCGCCGTCTACGGCATGAACTTCGACAATATGCCCGAGCTGCACTGGGCCTTCGGCTACCCGCTCGCCGTCGGTGGCATGATCGCGTTCGCTGCGGCGCTCTACCTCACCTTCAAGCGCAAGAAGTGGATGTAG
- a CDS encoding DUF3151 family protein, which yields MTGDNSLGPAETELPDAPAVREALASANRDEVADLALQHPESPLVWAELSDIAHADGRLLDAYAYASVAHARGLDALAAAGWHPGDAVSWSHRSNRGALRAAYALRRAASAIGAHDEADRLGDFLQGVDPEAVQRIEMKYTTTQLLPVITPEMLAAAQPPTEAFVIRGED from the coding sequence GTGACTGGCGACAACTCGCTCGGCCCTGCCGAGACAGAACTGCCCGACGCGCCCGCTGTGCGTGAGGCGCTCGCTTCAGCGAATCGTGACGAGGTCGCGGACCTCGCCCTCCAGCATCCGGAATCCCCTTTGGTCTGGGCCGAGCTCTCGGACATCGCCCACGCCGATGGGCGCCTGCTCGACGCCTACGCCTATGCCTCCGTCGCCCACGCGCGCGGACTCGACGCCCTCGCGGCCGCCGGCTGGCACCCCGGCGACGCCGTCTCGTGGTCGCATCGCTCCAACCGCGGCGCCCTGCGCGCCGCCTACGCGCTGCGCCGCGCGGCCAGCGCCATCGGCGCACACGACGAGGCCGACCGCCTGGGTGACTTCCTGCAGGGCGTCGATCCAGAGGCCGTGCAGCGCATCGAGATGAAGTACACCACCACCCAGCTCTTGCCGGTGATCACACCCGAGATGCTCGCGGCAGCGCAGCCGCCCACTGAAGCCTTTGTCATCCGAGGAGAGGACTAG